In one Melaminivora jejuensis genomic region, the following are encoded:
- a CDS encoding branched-chain amino acid ABC transporter permease, which translates to MNVKKFAPIGYGLLLLGLIAAPFLGAYPVFVMKLLCFALFASAFNLLLGYTGLLSFGHAAFLGGAAYVTGHTIKVWGATPELGLLAGLLSGALLGLVMGWFTIRRQGIYATMITLALAQMLYFAALQLPFTGGEDGLQGVPRGKLFGVLDLSSDLTMYYVCLMVSVAAFLLIVRTIHSPFGQVLKGIKENEPRAISLGYDTNRFKLLAFVISAALAGLAGSLKTLVLGFATLSDVHWSASGHVVLMTLVGGMGTLSGPLVGSAVVVLLENKIGELGSFLARLTSVEWFSTLGESVTIVTGLIFVVCVLAFRRGIMGELIAWLERRRAGGGTL; encoded by the coding sequence ATGAACGTCAAGAAATTCGCTCCCATCGGTTACGGCCTGCTGCTGCTGGGCCTGATCGCCGCGCCCTTCCTGGGTGCCTACCCGGTGTTCGTGATGAAGCTGCTGTGCTTCGCGCTGTTCGCCTCGGCCTTCAACCTGCTGCTGGGCTACACCGGCCTGCTGTCCTTCGGCCACGCGGCCTTTCTGGGCGGTGCGGCCTATGTCACTGGCCACACCATCAAGGTCTGGGGTGCCACGCCCGAGCTGGGCCTGCTGGCCGGCCTGCTCAGCGGCGCGCTGCTGGGCCTGGTCATGGGCTGGTTCACCATCCGGCGCCAGGGCATCTACGCCACCATGATCACGCTGGCGCTGGCGCAGATGCTGTATTTCGCCGCGCTGCAGCTGCCCTTCACGGGCGGCGAGGACGGCCTGCAGGGCGTGCCGCGCGGCAAGCTGTTCGGCGTGCTCGACCTGTCCAGCGACCTGACCATGTACTACGTGTGCCTGATGGTGTCGGTGGCGGCCTTTCTGCTGATCGTGCGCACCATCCACTCGCCCTTTGGCCAGGTGCTCAAGGGCATCAAGGAAAACGAGCCGCGCGCCATCTCGCTGGGCTACGACACCAACCGCTTCAAGCTGCTGGCCTTCGTCATCTCCGCCGCCCTAGCCGGCCTGGCCGGCTCGCTGAAAACCCTGGTGCTGGGCTTTGCCACGCTGTCGGACGTGCATTGGAGTGCCTCGGGCCACGTGGTGCTGATGACGCTGGTGGGCGGCATGGGCACCCTGAGCGGCCCGCTGGTCGGCTCGGCGGTGGTGGTGCTGCTGGAAAACAAGATCGGCGAGCTGGGCAGCTTCCTGGCGCGCCTGACCAGCGTCGAGTGGTTCAGCACCCTGGGCGAGTCGGTCACCATCGTGACCGGCCTGATCTTCGTGGTCTGCGTGCTGGCCTTCCGGCGCGGCATCATGGGCGAGCTGATCGCGTGGCTGGAGCGCCGGCGCGCGGGCGGCGGCACCCTCTGA
- a CDS encoding branched-chain amino acid ABC transporter permease — protein sequence MEIFGVSMPALMSQLLLGLVNGSFYAILSLGLAVIFGLLNVINFAHGALFMLGALTTWMAMNYLGINYWLMLILAPLVVGAFGVLIERLLLRWIYKLDHLYGLLLTLGLTLLIEGVFRSIYGVSGLGYDTPELLEGATNLGFMILPNYRAWVVVASIVVCIATWYVIERTKLGAYLRAGTENPRLVEAFGVNVPVMITLTYAFGAALAAFAGVLAAPVYQVTPLMGQNLIIVVFAVVVIGGMGSIMGSILTGLGLGIVEGFTKVFYPEASSTVVFVIMAIVLLIRPAGLFGKEK from the coding sequence ATGGAAATCTTCGGTGTCTCAATGCCGGCCCTGATGAGCCAGCTCCTGCTGGGGCTGGTCAACGGCTCGTTCTACGCCATCCTCAGCCTGGGGCTGGCCGTGATCTTCGGCCTGCTCAACGTGATCAACTTCGCGCACGGCGCGCTGTTCATGCTGGGGGCGCTGACCACCTGGATGGCCATGAACTACCTGGGCATCAACTACTGGCTGATGCTGATCCTGGCGCCGCTGGTGGTGGGGGCGTTCGGCGTGCTGATCGAGCGCCTGCTGCTGCGCTGGATCTACAAGCTCGACCACCTCTACGGCCTGCTGCTCACCCTGGGCCTGACGCTGCTGATCGAGGGGGTGTTTCGCTCCATCTACGGCGTCTCCGGCCTGGGGTATGACACACCCGAGCTGCTGGAGGGCGCCACCAACCTGGGCTTCATGATCCTGCCCAACTACCGCGCCTGGGTGGTGGTGGCCTCCATCGTGGTGTGCATCGCCACCTGGTACGTCATCGAGCGCACCAAGCTGGGCGCCTACCTGCGCGCCGGCACCGAGAACCCGCGCCTGGTCGAGGCCTTTGGCGTCAACGTGCCGGTCATGATCACGCTGACCTACGCCTTCGGCGCCGCGCTGGCAGCGTTTGCCGGCGTGCTGGCCGCGCCGGTCTACCAGGTCACGCCGCTGATGGGGCAGAACCTCATCATCGTGGTCTTCGCCGTGGTGGTGATCGGCGGCATGGGCTCCATCATGGGCTCCATCCTGACCGGCCTGGGCCTGGGCATCGTCGAAGGCTTCACCAAGGTCTTCTACCCCGAGGCCTCCTCCACCGTGGTGTTCGTCATCATGGCCATCGTCCTGCTGATCCGCCCCGCCGGCCTGTTCGGCAAAGAAAAGTGA
- a CDS encoding ABC transporter substrate-binding protein encodes MNTKLTTLGLLLAAAGLATTAHAQDKVRIGYISDMSSLYADLEGKGGATAIQMAIDDFGGKVLGKPIELLTVDHQNKADIAASKAREWIDTQGLTMIFSGTNSGTALALAKVADEKKRVMINNGAGSSALTNEACTPYTVHYAYDTVALSKGAAGAIVDGGGKSWFFLTADYAFGHAMEADASNVVKAKGGTVAQAVRHPLNASDFSSFLLQAQNSKAQVLALANAGGDTINTIKAAKEFGIDKTMKVAPLLVFYSDIHSLGLKNTAGMQFVTSWYWDMDDASRKFADAYMKKTNRRPTEIQAADYSATMNYLKAVQAAGTVDADKVMETWRGMKMDDFFAKGYLRADGSYIHDMYLVQVKEPKESKGTWDYYKIVKKLPGEEVFTTKAETKCALWK; translated from the coding sequence ATGAACACCAAGCTCACCACACTGGGCCTGCTGCTGGCCGCTGCCGGCCTGGCCACCACCGCCCACGCCCAGGACAAGGTCAGGATCGGCTACATCAGCGACATGTCCAGCCTGTATGCCGACCTGGAAGGCAAGGGCGGCGCCACTGCCATCCAGATGGCCATCGACGACTTCGGCGGCAAGGTGCTGGGCAAGCCCATCGAGCTGCTCACCGTGGATCACCAGAACAAGGCCGACATCGCCGCCAGCAAGGCGCGCGAGTGGATCGACACCCAGGGCCTGACCATGATCTTCAGCGGCACCAACTCCGGCACCGCCCTGGCGCTGGCCAAGGTGGCCGACGAGAAAAAGCGCGTGATGATCAACAACGGCGCGGGCAGCTCGGCGCTGACCAACGAGGCCTGCACGCCCTACACCGTCCACTACGCCTACGACACCGTGGCCCTGTCCAAGGGCGCAGCCGGGGCCATCGTGGACGGCGGCGGCAAGAGCTGGTTCTTCCTGACGGCCGACTACGCCTTCGGCCACGCCATGGAGGCCGATGCCTCCAACGTCGTCAAGGCCAAGGGCGGCACGGTCGCCCAGGCAGTGCGCCACCCGCTCAACGCCTCGGACTTCTCGTCCTTCCTGCTGCAGGCGCAGAACTCCAAGGCCCAGGTGCTGGCGCTGGCCAATGCCGGCGGCGACACCATCAACACCATCAAGGCGGCCAAGGAATTCGGCATCGACAAGACTATGAAGGTCGCGCCGCTGCTGGTCTTCTACAGCGACATCCACAGCCTGGGCCTGAAGAACACCGCCGGGATGCAGTTCGTGACCAGCTGGTACTGGGACATGGACGACGCCTCGCGCAAGTTCGCCGACGCCTACATGAAAAAGACCAACCGCCGCCCGACCGAGATCCAGGCCGCCGACTACTCGGCCACCATGAACTACCTCAAGGCCGTGCAGGCCGCCGGCACCGTCGATGCCGACAAGGTCATGGAGACTTGGCGCGGCATGAAGATGGACGACTTCTTCGCCAAGGGCTACCTGCGTGCCGACGGCAGCTACATCCACGACATGTATCTGGTGCAGGTCAAGGAACCCAAGGAGTCCAAGGGCACCTGGGACTACTACAAGATCGTGAAGAAGCTGCCCGGCGAGGAGGTCTTCACGACCAAGGCCGAAACCAAGTGCGCCCTGTGGAAGTGA
- a CDS encoding ABC transporter substrate-binding protein yields the protein MQHRLKTTAALLAAAGLSLAAVQAQAQDKVKIGFITDMSSLYADVDGKNGATAIQMAIDDFGGKVLGKPIELLTADHQNKADIAASKAREWIDTQGLNMLLGGTNSATALATAKVMAEKKRVYINIGAGSSALTNDQCNPYTVHYAYDTVAMAKGTGAAVVKSGGKSWFFLTADYAFGHALEADTSKVVKESGGTVAGSVRHPLNASDFSSFLLQAQSSKAQILGLANAGGDTINAIKAAKEFGINKTMKMAGLLVFVTDVHSLGLKNTEGLLLTTSWDWNLNDESRAFGKRFFDKTKRMPTDIQAADYSAAMTYLKAVEAAGTLDADKVMEKLKSMPIKDFYAEGSIRPDGRYAHDMYLMQVKSPAESKQAWDYYKVVAKLPADQVWTTKAESKCALWK from the coding sequence ATGCAACACCGCCTCAAGACCACTGCCGCCCTCCTGGCTGCTGCCGGGCTGTCCCTGGCCGCCGTGCAGGCGCAGGCGCAGGACAAGGTAAAGATCGGCTTCATCACCGACATGTCCAGCCTGTATGCCGACGTGGACGGCAAGAACGGCGCCACCGCCATCCAGATGGCCATCGACGACTTCGGCGGCAAAGTGCTGGGCAAGCCCATCGAACTGCTCACCGCCGACCACCAGAACAAGGCCGACATCGCTGCCAGCAAGGCGCGCGAGTGGATCGACACCCAGGGCCTGAATATGCTGCTGGGCGGCACCAACTCGGCCACGGCGCTGGCCACGGCCAAGGTCATGGCCGAGAAAAAGCGCGTCTATATCAACATCGGCGCCGGCTCCTCGGCCCTGACCAACGACCAGTGCAACCCCTACACCGTCCATTACGCCTACGACACCGTGGCCATGGCCAAGGGCACGGGCGCGGCAGTGGTCAAGAGCGGCGGCAAAAGCTGGTTTTTCCTGACGGCCGACTACGCCTTTGGCCATGCGCTGGAGGCCGATACCTCCAAGGTCGTCAAGGAGTCCGGCGGCACGGTGGCCGGCAGCGTGCGCCATCCGCTCAACGCCTCGGATTTCTCGTCCTTCCTGCTGCAGGCGCAGAGCTCCAAGGCGCAGATCCTGGGCCTGGCCAACGCCGGCGGCGACACCATCAACGCCATCAAGGCCGCCAAGGAATTCGGCATCAACAAGACCATGAAGATGGCCGGCCTGCTGGTTTTCGTGACCGACGTACACAGCCTGGGCCTGAAGAACACCGAAGGCCTGCTGCTGACCACCAGCTGGGACTGGAACCTGAACGACGAAAGCCGCGCCTTCGGCAAGAGGTTCTTCGACAAGACCAAGCGCATGCCTACCGACATCCAGGCCGCCGACTACTCGGCCGCCATGACCTACCTCAAGGCCGTGGAAGCCGCTGGCACGCTGGATGCCGACAAGGTCATGGAAAAGCTCAAGTCCATGCCCATCAAGGACTTCTACGCCGAAGGCAGCATCCGCCCGGATGGCCGCTACGCCCACGACATGTACCTGATGCAGGTCAAGTCGCCGGCGGAATCCAAGCAAGCCTGGGACTACTACAAGGTCGTGGCCAAGCTGCCCGCCGACCAGGTCTGGACGACCAAGGCCGAAAGCAAGTGCGCGCTGTGGAAGTGA
- a CDS encoding ABC transporter ATP-binding protein, whose product MATTQPALEIKGLQAWYGESHVLHGVDMVVQPGEVVTLLGRNGAGRTSTLRAIMGLTGARRGSVRIHGTETIELATHRIAHLGVGYCPEERGIFSSLSCEENLLLPPSLKTGQPGMSIDEIYSMFPNLAERRNSQGTRLSGGEQQMLAVARILRTGARLLLLDEISEGLAPVIVQALARMITTLREKGYTVVMVEQNFRFAAPLADRFYVMEHGRMVEHFAAAQLQEKMPVLNQLLGV is encoded by the coding sequence ATGGCGACGACGCAACCTGCACTGGAAATCAAGGGCCTGCAGGCCTGGTATGGCGAGTCGCACGTGCTGCACGGCGTGGACATGGTGGTGCAGCCCGGCGAGGTGGTGACGCTGCTGGGGCGCAACGGCGCCGGGCGCACCTCGACGCTGCGCGCCATCATGGGCCTGACCGGCGCGCGGCGCGGCTCGGTGCGCATCCACGGCACCGAGACCATCGAGCTGGCCACGCACCGCATCGCCCACCTGGGCGTGGGCTACTGCCCCGAGGAGCGCGGCATCTTCTCCAGCCTGTCGTGCGAGGAAAACCTGCTGCTGCCGCCCAGCCTCAAGACCGGCCAGCCGGGCATGAGCATCGACGAGATCTACAGCATGTTCCCCAACCTGGCCGAGCGCAGGAACAGCCAGGGCACGCGGCTGTCGGGCGGCGAGCAGCAGATGCTGGCCGTGGCGCGCATCCTGCGCACCGGCGCGCGATTGCTGCTGCTCGACGAGATCTCCGAGGGCCTGGCGCCGGTCATCGTGCAGGCACTGGCGCGCATGATCACCACGCTGCGCGAGAAGGGCTACACGGTGGTCATGGTCGAGCAGAACTTCCGCTTTGCCGCACCGCTGGCCGACCGCTTCTACGTCATGGAGCATGGCCGCATGGTCGAGCACTTCGCCGCCGCCCAATTGCAGGAAAAAATGCCCGTGCTCAACCAGCTGCTGGGTGTGTGA
- a CDS encoding ABC transporter ATP-binding protein, whose protein sequence is MSDVILETSHLTKEFKGFTAVSDVSLAVRRGSIHALIGPNGAGKTTCFNLLTKFLEPTSGSIRFNGTDITREQPAQIARRGVIRSFQISAVFPNLTLLENVRMGLQRRLGTSYHFWRSEKSLHQLDGRARELLAEVGLEELADEVTVNLPYGRKRALEIATTLAMEPELMLLDEPTQGMGHEDVDRVTQLIKKVSAGRTILMVEHNMKVISTIADRITVLQRGAVLAEGNYAEVSSNPQVMEAYMGTTDGQLQGAH, encoded by the coding sequence ATGAGCGACGTCATACTCGAAACCTCTCACCTCACCAAGGAATTCAAGGGCTTCACTGCCGTGAGCGATGTGAGCCTGGCCGTGCGCCGGGGCTCGATCCACGCGCTGATCGGCCCCAATGGCGCAGGCAAGACGACGTGCTTCAACCTGCTGACCAAGTTCCTGGAGCCCACATCGGGCTCCATCCGTTTCAACGGCACGGACATCACGCGCGAGCAGCCGGCGCAGATCGCCCGGCGCGGCGTGATCCGCTCGTTCCAGATCTCGGCGGTGTTCCCCAACCTGACGCTGCTGGAGAACGTGCGCATGGGCCTGCAGCGCCGCCTGGGCACGTCGTACCACTTCTGGCGCAGCGAAAAATCCCTGCACCAGCTCGATGGCCGGGCGCGCGAGCTGCTGGCCGAGGTCGGCCTGGAGGAGCTGGCCGACGAGGTCACCGTCAACCTGCCCTATGGCAGAAAGCGCGCCCTGGAGATCGCCACCACGCTGGCCATGGAGCCCGAGCTGATGCTGCTGGACGAACCCACGCAGGGCATGGGCCATGAGGACGTGGATCGTGTCACGCAACTCATCAAGAAAGTCTCCGCCGGGCGCACCATCCTGATGGTCGAGCACAACATGAAGGTCATCTCCACCATCGCCGACCGCATCACCGTGCTGCAGCGCGGCGCCGTGTTGGCCGAGGGCAACTACGCCGAAGTCTCCAGCAACCCGCAGGTCATGGAGGCCTACATGGGCACGACCGACGGCCAGCTGCAGGGGGCGCACTGA
- a CDS encoding TOBE domain-containing protein, which produces MTDTHSSASTAIFDALGHGPADRRLAILREIGAGGSISQAARSVGVSYKAAWQALDTLTNLAGVPLVERVVGGVGGGGAHLTEAAHELLAAADALHAARTQLASQLQPGSGTSAATALRLSVQTSMRNQWPCRVQALHASGPIVRVQLCADGPLPQPLVLWSRITRESCELLALRPGLAVQAWCKATAVQVRRAAQAPQPLPANHWPGRAVRLDRGSLGDEVALDVGGLQLVGFAAAGSRLRRGAQVVASVDEAAVALVLAGH; this is translated from the coding sequence ATGACCGATACCCACTCCAGCGCCAGCACTGCCATCTTCGACGCCCTGGGCCACGGCCCGGCAGATCGGCGCCTGGCCATCCTGCGCGAGATCGGCGCCGGTGGCTCCATCTCGCAGGCCGCGCGCAGCGTGGGCGTGAGCTACAAGGCTGCCTGGCAGGCGCTGGACACGCTCACCAATCTGGCTGGGGTGCCGCTGGTCGAGCGCGTGGTCGGTGGCGTGGGCGGCGGCGGCGCCCACCTGACCGAGGCGGCCCATGAGCTGCTGGCTGCCGCCGATGCGCTGCACGCCGCACGCACGCAACTGGCCAGCCAGTTGCAGCCTGGCAGCGGCACGTCGGCGGCCACGGCGCTGCGCCTGTCGGTGCAGACCAGTATGCGCAACCAGTGGCCGTGCCGCGTGCAGGCGCTACACGCCAGTGGCCCCATCGTGCGCGTGCAACTGTGCGCCGACGGCCCGCTGCCGCAACCCCTGGTGTTGTGGTCGCGCATCACGCGCGAGAGCTGCGAATTGCTGGCACTGCGCCCCGGGCTGGCGGTGCAGGCCTGGTGCAAGGCCACGGCGGTGCAGGTGCGGCGCGCCGCCCAGGCGCCGCAGCCATTGCCGGCCAACCACTGGCCCGGGCGCGCCGTGCGCCTGGATCGCGGCAGCCTGGGCGATGAGGTGGCGCTGGACGTCGGCGGCCTGCAGCTGGTCGGCTTTGCCGCTGCCGGCTCGCGCCTGCGCCGGGGGGCGCAGGTGGTCGCCAGCGTCGACGAGGCTGCCGTGGCGCTGGTGCTGGCCGGGCACTGA